The Streptomyces sp. NBC_01689 genome includes a window with the following:
- a CDS encoding VWA domain-containing protein yields MTAGPWDQAAAPGHGAAPGQGAAAGPVAARRAGAPADERLRRWRLVLGGDDADGTGYALAGHDAAMDGALTSLYGKGSGTRPGRDRAAGLGASAPSVARWLGDIRTYFPSSVVQIMQRDAIERLGLAALLLEPEMLAAVEPDVHLVGTLLSLGKAMPETTKETARAVVRTVVEDLERRLSTRTRAALSGALDRSARVTRPRHHDIDWNRTIAANLKHYLPEHRTVVPERLIGHGRASRSLRKEVVLCVDQSGSMAASVVHASVFGAVLASMRSIATRLVVFDTAVVDLTDQLDDPVDVLFGTQLGGGTDINRALAYCQSRITRPADTVVVLISDLYEGGIRDEMLRRVAAMKASGVQFVALLALSDEGTPAYDREHAAALAALGAPAFACTPDLFPDVMAAAIEKRPLPVPDTM; encoded by the coding sequence ATGACCGCAGGACCGTGGGACCAGGCCGCCGCACCGGGACACGGCGCCGCACCTGGACAGGGCGCCGCGGCGGGGCCGGTCGCCGCGCGCCGTGCGGGAGCCCCGGCCGACGAGCGGCTGCGGCGCTGGCGGCTGGTGCTCGGCGGCGACGACGCGGACGGCACGGGCTATGCGCTCGCCGGGCACGACGCGGCGATGGACGGCGCGCTCACCTCGTTGTACGGGAAGGGGAGCGGGACACGTCCCGGGCGGGACCGCGCGGCGGGGCTCGGGGCGTCCGCGCCGTCGGTCGCGCGCTGGCTCGGGGACATCCGCACGTACTTCCCCTCGTCCGTCGTGCAGATCATGCAGCGGGACGCGATCGAGCGGCTCGGGCTGGCCGCCCTGCTGCTGGAGCCCGAGATGCTGGCGGCGGTGGAGCCCGACGTGCACCTGGTCGGCACCCTCCTCTCCCTCGGCAAGGCCATGCCGGAGACGACGAAGGAGACCGCGCGGGCCGTCGTCCGCACGGTCGTCGAGGATCTGGAGAGGCGGCTCTCCACCCGCACCCGGGCCGCGCTCTCCGGCGCCCTGGACCGCAGCGCCCGCGTCACCCGCCCCCGTCACCACGACATCGACTGGAACCGCACGATCGCGGCCAACCTGAAGCACTACCTCCCCGAACACCGCACGGTCGTTCCCGAACGGCTGATCGGTCACGGGCGCGCCTCGCGGTCCCTGCGGAAGGAGGTCGTCCTCTGCGTCGACCAGTCGGGTTCGATGGCGGCGTCCGTCGTCCACGCGTCCGTCTTCGGAGCCGTCCTCGCGTCCATGCGTTCCATCGCCACCCGGCTCGTCGTCTTCGACACGGCCGTCGTGGACCTCACCGACCAGCTCGACGACCCGGTGGACGTCCTCTTCGGCACCCAGCTCGGCGGCGGTACGGACATCAACCGGGCGCTCGCGTACTGCCAGTCCCGGATCACCCGGCCCGCCGACACGGTGGTCGTCCTCATCAGCGACCTCTACGAAGGGGGCATACGCGACGAGATGCTCAGGCGGGTGGCCGCGATGAAGGCGTCGGGGGTGCAGTTCGTGGCGCTGCTCGCGCTGTCCGACGAGGGGACACCGGCCTACGACCGTGAGCACGCCGCGGCCCTCGCGGCGCTGGGCGCCCCGGCGTTCGCCTGCACACCCGACCTGTTTCCGGACGTGATGGCGGCGGCGATCGAGAAACGTCCGCTTCCCGTGCCCGACACCATGTGA
- the sucC gene encoding ADP-forming succinate--CoA ligase subunit beta, whose amino-acid sequence MDLFEYQARDLFAKHGVPVLAGEVIDTPEAAREATERLGGKSVVKAQVKVGGRGKAGGVKLAATPDEAVARATDILGMDIKGHTVHKVMIAETAPEIVEEYYVSYLLDRTNRTFLAMASVQGGVEIEVVAEENPEALAKVPVDANEGVSIEKAREIVAQAKFPAEVAEQVAEILVTLWDTFIKEDALLVEVNPLAKVASGKVIALDGKVSLDENAEFRQPDHEALVDHAAANPLEAAAKAKNLNYVKLDGEVGIIGNGAGLVMSTLDVVAYAGENHGGVKPANFLDIGGGASAAVMANGLEIILGDPDVKSVFVNVFGGITACDEVANGIVQALQLLADKGEEVTKPLVVRLDGNNAELGRKILSDANHPLVQRVDTMDGAADKAAELAAAK is encoded by the coding sequence GTGGACCTGTTCGAGTACCAGGCGAGGGACCTCTTCGCCAAGCACGGTGTACCGGTGCTGGCCGGTGAAGTCATCGACACGCCTGAGGCAGCCCGCGAGGCGACCGAGCGTCTTGGCGGCAAGTCCGTCGTCAAGGCCCAGGTGAAGGTCGGTGGCCGCGGCAAGGCCGGCGGCGTCAAGCTCGCCGCCACCCCGGACGAGGCCGTCGCCCGCGCGACGGACATCCTCGGCATGGATATCAAGGGCCACACGGTCCACAAGGTGATGATCGCCGAGACCGCGCCCGAGATCGTCGAGGAGTACTACGTCTCCTACCTCCTCGACCGCACCAACCGCACCTTCCTCGCCATGGCGTCCGTCCAGGGCGGCGTGGAGATCGAGGTCGTCGCGGAGGAGAACCCCGAGGCCCTCGCGAAGGTCCCGGTCGACGCCAACGAGGGCGTCTCGATCGAGAAGGCCCGCGAGATCGTCGCCCAGGCGAAATTCCCGGCCGAGGTCGCGGAGCAGGTCGCCGAGATCCTGGTGACGCTGTGGGACACCTTCATCAAGGAGGACGCTCTCCTCGTCGAGGTGAACCCGCTCGCCAAGGTCGCCTCCGGCAAGGTCATCGCGCTCGACGGCAAGGTGTCGCTGGACGAGAACGCCGAGTTCCGCCAGCCCGACCACGAGGCGCTCGTCGACCACGCCGCGGCCAACCCGCTCGAGGCCGCCGCGAAGGCGAAGAACCTCAACTACGTCAAGCTCGACGGCGAGGTCGGCATCATCGGCAACGGCGCGGGTCTCGTCATGAGCACCCTGGACGTCGTCGCGTACGCCGGTGAGAACCACGGTGGCGTGAAGCCCGCCAACTTCCTCGACATCGGCGGCGGCGCCTCCGCCGCGGTCATGGCGAACGGCCTGGAGATCATCCTCGGCGACCCGGACGTCAAGTCCGTCTTCGTCAACGTCTTCGGTGGCATCACCGCCTGTGACGAGGTCGCCAACGGCATCGTCCAGGCGCTGCAGCTGCTCGCCGACAAGGGCGAGGAAGTCACCAAGCCGCTGGTCGTGCGTCTCGACGGCAACAACGCCGAACTGGGCCGCAAGATCCTGTCGGACGCCAACCACCCGCTGGTCCAGCGCGTGGACACCATGGACGGCGCGGCCGACAAGGCCGCCGAGCTCGCGGCTGCGAAGTAA